The nucleotide sequence CGGCGCGGCTCAGGCACCGGCCGCCCCCACGGGTCAGTGGCCGGTACCGCCCGCCCCGGTCACGGACACCGGCCCGCTGACGTACCCGGTCCCGGACGCGATGAGCGACACCGGCTCGCTGCCGTACCCGGTCCCCGGCCCGCTGACCGGCACCGGCGGGCTGAGCTATCTGGCCCCGGCCCCCCAGACCGACACCGGCACGCTGCCCGCCGTGGACACCAGCGCCTTCGCCTTCCCGGCCGCGCCGACTCCCGCGTACGACACCGGCGCCTTCCCGGCGGCGGCCGCGCCGGCCTACGACACGGGGGCGTTCCCGGCCGTGCCCCCGGTGGCGGAGGCGGTCCCGGCCGCGGTCCCGACGTACGACACGGGCGCGTTCCCGGCAGCACCCGCGTTCCAGCCCGCGCCGCCCGCACCCCAGGCAGCCCCGGCGCCGGCACCCACCCCGGCCCCGGCCCCGGCCCCGGCGTACGAAACCGGAACCGGAACCGGAACCGGATCCTTCCCCACACCCCAACCCACCGCCTTCAGCACCGGCACCTTCCCTGCCGCCCGGCCCGCCACCGAGTCCGCCCACGTCGTGCGAGCCGCCAAGGCCATCGCCTTCGCGGCCGCGCAGGTCGGCAAGCCGTGCGTCTGGGGTGCCACCGGGCCCGACTCGTTCGACTGCTCCAGCCTCACCCAGGGCGCCTGGCGGGCGGCCGGGGTCGAGCTGCCGAGGGCCGCGCACGACCAGGCGGTGGCCGGGACCGAGGTGGCGCTCGGCGCGGCGCTCCCCGGTGACCTGGTGCTGTTCTTCGAGGACGACCGACACGTGGGTCTGTACGTCGGCAACGGCACGATGATCCACGCTCCGGGGCCGGGTGCGACCATCCGCGAGGAGTCGGTCTACGGCGCCGGGGAGGCCGCCATCCACCGGGTGATCAGGCCCGCGTGACCGCCCATAAAACCTGTTTATGAGCCCATAGACCGGACCCGTGTACTAACTTAGGGCTGCCTTAGCTTAGGCTTCCTGATCGAGTCGCCTGTCCACGCTCGAAGGGAACCTGATCATGCCGCGCCCCCTGCGGGTAGCCATCGTCGGAGCCGGCCCCGCCGGGATCTACGCCGCCGACGCCCTGCTGAAGTCCGAGACGGCCGCCGACCCCGGCGTGTCCATCGACCTCTTCGAGCGGATGCCCGCCCCGTTCGGCCTGATCCGCTACGGCGTGGCGCCCGACCACCCGCGCATCAAGGGCATCATCACCGCCCTGCACCAGGTGCTCGACAAGCCGCAGATACGTCTCTTCGGCAACGTCGACTACCCGCGCGACATCAACCTCGACGACCTGCGTACCTTCTACGACGCGGTGATCTTCTCCACGGGCGCGATGGCCGACCGCGAGATGTCCGTACCCGGCATAGACCTGGACGGCTCGTACGGCGCGGCGGACTTCGTGTCCTGGTACGACGGCCACCCCGACGTGCCCCGCACCTGGCCGCTGGAGGCCGAGAAGGTCGCCGTCCTCGGTGTCGGCAACGTCGCTTTGGACGTGGCCCGCATCCTCGCCAAGACGGCGGACGAGCTGCTGCCGACGGAGATCCCGCAGAACGTCTACGACGGTCTGAAGGCCAACAAGGCCCTGGAGGTCCACGTCTTCGGCCGCCGGGGCCCGGCGCAGGCGAAGTTCAGCCCGATGGAGCTGCGCGAGCTGGACCACTCCCCCAACATCGAGGTCATCGTCGACCCCGAGGACATCGACTACGACGCGGGTTCCATCGAGACCCGGCGCGGCAACAAGCAGGCCGACATGGTCGCCAAGACGCTGGAGAACTGGGCGATCCGCGACGTCGGCGACCGCCCGCACAAGCTCTTCCTGCACTTCTTCGAGTCCCCGGCGGAGATCCTCGGCGAGGACGGCAAGGTCACCGGCCTGCGCACCGAGCGCACCGCCCTGGACGGCACCGGCAACGTCAAGGGCACCGGCGAGTTCAAGGACTGGGACGTCACCTCGGTCTACCGCGCGGTCGGCTACCTGTCCGAGAAGCTGCCCAAGCTGCCCTGGGACCTCG is from Streptomyces seoulensis and encodes:
- a CDS encoding NlpC/P60 family protein — translated: MAPESHEEVRQRIDSLYARAETATGNYNATRAVAAATRKRGVPLAKRSGGRQDPALDAVTRQWFDAARANVGPTVAATLPADRMPDNSPVVERTWTAEELGLPSVEPERPALPAGTSQRPVAELTGGPSTPALEAGPATALPPAAPVAALPAAPVAQLPVSAPELTPPALPTGGPDLGSMDMPGMRGMAGMTSPAAPPPPDNTPGVLPTAPAGPGRASPADLKAGNRRKLASARDMLSRRAWNAAPEQAWAGGTQQAPAPGAVQTAAPGIASSGAAQAPAAPTGQWPVPPAPVTDTGPLTYPVPDAMSDTGSLPYPVPGPLTGTGGLSYLAPAPQTDTGTLPAVDTSAFAFPAAPTPAYDTGAFPAAAAPAYDTGAFPAVPPVAEAVPAAVPTYDTGAFPAAPAFQPAPPAPQAAPAPAPTPAPAPAPAYETGTGTGTGSFPTPQPTAFSTGTFPAARPATESAHVVRAAKAIAFAAAQVGKPCVWGATGPDSFDCSSLTQGAWRAAGVELPRAAHDQAVAGTEVALGAALPGDLVLFFEDDRHVGLYVGNGTMIHAPGPGATIREESVYGAGEAAIHRVIRPA
- a CDS encoding FAD-dependent oxidoreductase, with product MPRPLRVAIVGAGPAGIYAADALLKSETAADPGVSIDLFERMPAPFGLIRYGVAPDHPRIKGIITALHQVLDKPQIRLFGNVDYPRDINLDDLRTFYDAVIFSTGAMADREMSVPGIDLDGSYGAADFVSWYDGHPDVPRTWPLEAEKVAVLGVGNVALDVARILAKTADELLPTEIPQNVYDGLKANKALEVHVFGRRGPAQAKFSPMELRELDHSPNIEVIVDPEDIDYDAGSIETRRGNKQADMVAKTLENWAIRDVGDRPHKLFLHFFESPAEILGEDGKVTGLRTERTALDGTGNVKGTGEFKDWDVTSVYRAVGYLSEKLPKLPWDLETGTVPDEGGRVIEESGAHLTSTYVTGWIRRGPVGLIGHTKGDANETVANLLADHAGGRLQTPASPEPESVETFLAERNVRFTTWDGWYKLDAAERALGEPHGRARVKLVEREDMLRESGA